A window of the Paenibacillus woosongensis genome harbors these coding sequences:
- a CDS encoding ABC transporter permease — protein MRIIGLQCKAEMLRILRNPFYVFWSLAMPIAFYFIFTRVFNTGADDVQLWQAHYLMSMTTFSVMGSAIMTLGIRLVQERTNGWDKFMRVTPLPGTTYFFGKMFGQTVMHLFSIIVIFLAGYLINGISLSPNQWLLSGLWILGGSLPFLALGTLVGTMKRVDTASGVSNAVYMILAICGGMWIPIDILPRIMQRIAHWLPSYNFGGGAWAIIRGQTPQWSNVLILLGYFLLFMLLSTYIRKKQEAV, from the coding sequence ATGAGAATTATCGGACTGCAGTGCAAAGCAGAAATGCTGCGGATTCTACGCAATCCTTTTTATGTATTTTGGTCACTGGCGATGCCTATTGCGTTTTACTTCATTTTCACGAGAGTTTTCAACACCGGGGCCGATGACGTCCAGCTGTGGCAGGCGCATTATCTCATGTCTATGACCACCTTTAGCGTGATGGGCTCAGCGATCATGACCCTCGGCATCCGGCTGGTCCAGGAGCGGACGAACGGCTGGGATAAGTTCATGCGGGTCACCCCGCTGCCGGGCACGACCTACTTCTTCGGCAAAATGTTCGGTCAAACCGTCATGCATCTGTTCTCGATCATTGTCATTTTCCTGGCGGGCTATCTCATCAATGGCATCTCCCTTTCACCAAACCAATGGCTGCTCAGCGGGTTGTGGATTCTTGGCGGCTCCCTGCCATTTCTCGCGCTCGGCACGCTGGTCGGCACGATGAAGCGGGTCGATACCGCAAGCGGGGTCAGCAATGCCGTTTATATGATTCTTGCCATTTGCGGCGGCATGTGGATACCGATCGATATCCTGCCGCGGATCATGCAGCGCATCGCGCACTGGCTGCCCTCTTACAACTTCGGCGGCGGCGCTTGGGCGATCATTCGCGGACAAACGCCCCAGTGGAGCAACGTACTGATTTTGCTGGGCTATTTTCTCCTGTTTATGTTACTATCCACCTATATTCGAAAAAAACAGGAAGCGGTGTAA
- a CDS encoding response regulator transcription factor, whose amino-acid sequence MISIIIAEDQRMLRGALASLLDMEEDLQVIGQAENGAEALALVERVQPDVLLMDIEMPGQSGLDIAELLKQRSSPCRVIILTTFARPGYFERAVQAGVHGYLLKDEPSEKLAESIRRVMAGHREISPELIFGAVREENPLTAREREILKLAADGLSAGEISSSLHLSYGTVRNYISEILNKLEVKSRIEAVRLAEDKGWI is encoded by the coding sequence ATGATCTCCATTATCATCGCTGAAGACCAGCGCATGCTGCGGGGAGCGCTCGCCTCTCTGCTCGATATGGAAGAGGACCTTCAAGTCATCGGTCAGGCAGAGAACGGAGCAGAAGCGCTGGCTTTAGTTGAACGCGTTCAGCCCGATGTCCTGCTGATGGACATCGAAATGCCCGGCCAGAGCGGGCTGGATATCGCTGAGCTCCTCAAACAGCGTTCCTCTCCCTGCCGCGTCATCATTCTGACCACCTTTGCCCGGCCGGGGTATTTTGAGCGGGCGGTACAGGCTGGCGTTCACGGCTACCTGCTCAAGGACGAGCCCTCCGAGAAGCTGGCGGAATCCATCCGCCGCGTGATGGCCGGGCATCGTGAAATATCGCCCGAGCTGATCTTCGGAGCCGTGCGCGAAGAGAACCCGTTGACCGCCCGGGAACGGGAAATCCTCAAGCTCGCGGCAGACGGGCTAAGCGCCGGCGAAATCTCCTCATCCCTGCATCTGTCCTATGGAACCGTCCGCAATTACATTTCCGAAATATTGAACAAGCTTGAAGTGAAGAGCCGGATTGAAGCCGTGCGTCTCGCGGAGGACAAGGGATGGATTTAG
- a CDS encoding sensor histidine kinase — translation MSRKAFEFLPQKLGFFPYVWLIYIAMPIFNLRSYSGFMLLGGCLMITLFVISYRQLYFVTGRAFNGWLALQMAIILAMSILYSPYNLYMGFFTANFIGWYTDRKKFRISMAAFLLMQALSIMLNLPRFKGTDLLLLLPFLVIMIASPFGIRSLNTRQQLEKELDQANEQIEALIKREERLRIARDLHDTLGHTLSLITLKSQLVERLAPLDPQRAQEEAREIQRTSRAALRQVRELVSDMRAAMISEELSEAEEILRIAGIKLEVSGDSSSIQDIPDLTQNIVSLCIREAVTNAVKHSRAKCCRIAIERSEASVQLAVEDDGIGLDHSAAAELTTGNGLKGMAERLSLINGTLTISPGQSGGTLLRIVVPIITKDGKEDGQHDLHYHR, via the coding sequence ATGTCGCGCAAAGCGTTCGAGTTTCTTCCCCAGAAGTTAGGCTTCTTCCCTTATGTCTGGCTTATCTATATTGCCATGCCGATCTTTAACCTGCGGAGCTACAGCGGATTTATGCTTCTTGGGGGATGCCTCATGATTACACTGTTTGTCATCAGCTATCGTCAGCTGTATTTTGTCACCGGGCGCGCCTTTAATGGATGGCTCGCTCTGCAAATGGCGATCATTCTGGCCATGAGCATCCTGTACAGTCCCTATAACCTCTACATGGGCTTCTTCACGGCCAATTTCATCGGCTGGTATACCGACCGGAAGAAATTCAGAATAAGCATGGCGGCATTCCTCCTCATGCAAGCTCTATCCATCATGCTGAATCTGCCGCGGTTTAAAGGAACGGATCTGCTGCTCCTGCTCCCCTTCCTGGTGATCATGATCGCCTCTCCGTTCGGCATCCGCTCCTTAAACACGCGGCAGCAGCTCGAGAAGGAGCTCGACCAGGCCAATGAGCAAATCGAGGCGCTCATTAAGCGGGAGGAGCGCCTGCGCATCGCCCGTGACCTCCACGATACCTTGGGCCACACCTTATCTTTGATTACGCTCAAAAGCCAGCTTGTCGAGAGGCTCGCTCCCCTCGATCCGCAGCGGGCTCAGGAGGAGGCCCGGGAGATACAGCGCACCTCCCGGGCTGCGCTGCGCCAAGTACGCGAGCTGGTATCCGACATGCGTGCGGCCATGATCAGTGAGGAATTGTCCGAAGCCGAGGAAATTCTGCGCATTGCCGGCATCAAGCTTGAGGTATCCGGCGATTCGAGCAGCATACAGGACATCCCCGATTTAACCCAGAACATCGTCAGCCTCTGCATTAGGGAGGCCGTTACGAATGCGGTGAAGCACAGCCGGGCCAAATGCTGCCGTATTGCAATAGAGCGCTCGGAAGCAAGCGTCCAATTGGCCGTCGAGGATGACGGTATCGGCCTGGATCATTCGGCTGCCGCTGAATTGACGACCGGCAATGGCTTAAAGGGCATGGCAGAGCGGCTGTCCCTCATTAACGGGACATTGACCATATCGCCGGGCCAATCAGGCGGAACGCTGCTGCGCATCGTTGTTCCGATCATCACGAAAGACGGAAAGGAGGATGGACAGCATGATCTCCATTATCATCGCTGA
- a CDS encoding ABC transporter ATP-binding protein: MIQRSEAILMNTNAPIIIEMNHVTKSFKDKKAVDGISFQIAKGSIVTILGPNGAGKTTALSMMLGLLEPTEGTVRLLGGHPKDRKVRERIGTMLQEVSVLDKLRVRELLMLFRSYYPAPLDMDALIELTGLSKSDLNRYGEKLSGGQKRSLGFALAMAGNPELVFFDEPTVGLDIAARRRFWDNVRRMADEGRTILFTTHYLQEADDIADRILLFNQGQLAADGTPEQIKSQIVKRSISFTSSEDSPMLRERLMKLPPVSDCYDKDGRIYISTDNTDEALAAIFAEQLPLRDVRIDQGRLDEAFEQFTMYAGEAKSS; encoded by the coding sequence ATGATACAAAGAAGCGAGGCGATCCTCATGAATACAAATGCCCCTATTATTATTGAAATGAATCATGTCACTAAATCATTCAAAGACAAAAAAGCCGTTGACGGCATATCTTTTCAAATTGCCAAAGGCTCCATCGTCACCATCCTCGGGCCGAATGGAGCAGGCAAGACGACGGCCTTATCCATGATGCTCGGCCTGCTGGAGCCGACCGAAGGAACGGTTCGGCTGCTCGGCGGCCATCCGAAAGATCGCAAAGTGCGGGAAAGAATCGGCACGATGCTGCAGGAAGTCAGCGTTTTGGATAAGCTCAGGGTCCGGGAATTACTGATGTTGTTTCGGTCCTATTACCCCGCCCCCCTGGACATGGATGCCCTCATCGAACTGACGGGGCTCAGCAAATCTGATCTGAACCGCTACGGAGAGAAGCTGTCCGGGGGCCAGAAGCGCAGTCTCGGCTTCGCGCTGGCGATGGCAGGCAATCCCGAGCTTGTCTTCTTCGATGAACCAACCGTCGGACTTGACATTGCCGCGCGCCGCCGTTTTTGGGATAATGTCCGGCGCATGGCCGATGAAGGCCGCACGATCCTGTTCACCACCCATTACCTGCAGGAGGCCGACGATATCGCGGACCGCATCCTGCTGTTCAACCAGGGACAGCTCGCCGCTGACGGCACGCCCGAGCAGATCAAATCCCAAATCGTGAAGCGCTCCATCTCTTTCACATCCAGCGAGGACAGCCCGATGCTCCGCGAGCGGCTGATGAAGCTCCCTCCTGTCTCGGACTGCTATGACAAAGACGGGCGCATTTACATCAGCACTGACAATACGGACGAAGCGCTCGCGGCCATTTTCGCCGAACAGCTGCCCCTCCGCGATGTCCGGATCGACCAGGGACGTTTGGACGAAGCTTTTGAACAATTCACGATGTATGCAGGGGAGGCGAAATCATCATGA
- the hisJ gene encoding histidinol-phosphatase HisJ, translating into MAEKRNYWIDYHTHHARCGHAVGSLEEYVVRGIEIGLSEIGLSDHMPLLHVDPETYYPEMAMLKDELPHYVEEAFALKEKYRGQIDVKVGLEGDYIEGWEADIEKIIQAYPWDYVIGSVHFLGEWDVSDYRQVHNWDGQDVFAVYERYYKAIGQAAKTGFYDIIGHFDVIKRFGQVPGMEREAETKALEQAALAAIAESGIAMELNASGLSKPCAEMFPANRILESAIQLGIPLTVGSDAHNPLKLSEHLDKARATLYGLGVRELATFTERQRRMIPLEQD; encoded by the coding sequence ATGGCAGAGAAGAGGAATTATTGGATAGACTATCATACGCATCATGCCCGCTGCGGCCATGCTGTAGGCAGTCTGGAGGAATATGTCGTCCGGGGCATCGAGATCGGCCTGTCCGAAATCGGCTTATCCGATCATATGCCGCTTTTGCATGTAGACCCGGAGACTTACTATCCTGAAATGGCTATGCTCAAGGACGAACTGCCGCATTATGTGGAAGAGGCCTTTGCCCTTAAGGAGAAGTACCGCGGCCAGATCGACGTGAAGGTCGGCCTGGAAGGGGACTATATCGAGGGCTGGGAAGCCGATATCGAGAAGATCATTCAGGCCTATCCGTGGGATTATGTCATCGGATCAGTGCATTTCCTGGGGGAGTGGGATGTTTCCGACTACCGCCAGGTACATAACTGGGACGGCCAGGACGTCTTTGCCGTGTATGAGCGTTATTATAAAGCAATAGGCCAAGCCGCCAAGACGGGCTTCTATGACATCATTGGGCATTTTGACGTCATCAAGCGTTTTGGCCAAGTCCCGGGCATGGAACGGGAAGCAGAGACAAAGGCTTTGGAGCAGGCCGCTTTGGCGGCTATTGCCGAATCCGGAATTGCGATGGAGCTCAATGCTTCGGGATTATCCAAGCCTTGTGCTGAAATGTTCCCGGCCAACCGTATCTTGGAGTCGGCAATCCAATTGGGAATACCGCTGACGGTAGGCTCCGATGCCCATAATCCTCTGAAGCTAAGCGAACACCTGGATAAGGCGCGGGCCACGCTGTACGGATTGGGAGTCCGGGAGCTGGCGACGTTCACGGAACGGCAGCGCAGAATGATTCCACTGGAGCAGGATTAG
- the trxB gene encoding thioredoxin-disulfide reductase, translating into MYKAIVIGTGPAGLTAAIYLARANLNPLVIEGMQPGGQLTTTTEVENFPGFPQGIMGPELMDQMRKQAERFGAEFRSGWVQEVELRQRPFKLTLEGGEVLEAETVIISTGASAKYLGIPGEKENVGRGVSTCATCDGFFFRDKKIIVIGGGDSAMEEASFLTRFATSVTVVHRRDELRASKIMQDRARNNEKIEWALNRTPLEVSTDEHGAVIGLKVRNNATNGEELIPADGIFVAIGHTPNTKFLGGQIKTDEHGYILVKPGTTITNVEGVFACGDVQDTRYRQAITAAGSGCMAAMDCEKLLEGAMVRDWSETLNP; encoded by the coding sequence ATGTACAAAGCGATTGTAATTGGAACGGGGCCGGCGGGTCTGACGGCAGCGATATACTTGGCCCGCGCCAACTTGAATCCGCTCGTGATCGAGGGTATGCAGCCCGGAGGGCAGTTGACGACCACTACGGAAGTTGAGAACTTCCCCGGCTTCCCGCAGGGTATTATGGGTCCGGAGCTAATGGATCAGATGCGGAAGCAGGCCGAACGCTTTGGCGCCGAGTTCCGCAGCGGATGGGTACAGGAGGTGGAGCTTCGCCAGCGGCCGTTCAAATTGACCCTAGAGGGCGGCGAAGTTCTGGAGGCAGAGACCGTCATCATTTCCACGGGGGCTTCCGCCAAATATTTAGGCATTCCCGGCGAGAAGGAGAACGTGGGGCGCGGAGTAAGCACCTGCGCAACCTGTGACGGCTTCTTTTTCCGCGACAAGAAAATTATCGTGATCGGCGGCGGCGACTCCGCGATGGAGGAAGCGAGCTTCCTGACGCGTTTTGCCACCAGCGTGACCGTCGTTCACCGGCGAGACGAGCTTCGTGCCTCGAAGATCATGCAGGATCGCGCTCGAAATAATGAGAAAATCGAATGGGCGCTGAATCGCACCCCGCTTGAGGTTTCGACGGACGAGCATGGCGCAGTTATCGGCCTTAAGGTCCGGAACAATGCAACGAATGGGGAAGAGCTGATTCCGGCAGACGGCATCTTCGTTGCGATTGGCCATACGCCGAATACGAAGTTCCTTGGCGGACAGATTAAGACGGACGAGCATGGTTATATCCTTGTTAAGCCGGGAACGACGATCACGAATGTCGAAGGCGTATTCGCTTGCGGCGACGTGCAGGATACGCGTTATCGCCAGGCGATTACCGCAGCAGGCTCAGGCTGTATGGCGGCGATGGACTGCGAGAAGCTGCTGGAGGGCGCGATGGTGCGTGACTGGAGCGAGACGCTTAACCCCTGA
- the hisF gene encoding imidazole glycerol phosphate synthase subunit HisF, with protein MLAKRIIPCLDVKDGRVVKGVNFVNLRDAGDPVELAALYDREGADELVFLDISASNEGRATMVEVVKQTAGEISIPFTVGGGISQVEDMKRILRAGADKIGINTAAVLNPDLISDGAKRFGSQCIVVAIDAKYNEELKDWEVYTHGGRKATGMSAVQWALEAESRGAGEILLTSMDADGTKDGFDLSLTKAISRAAGIPVIASGGAGKVSHFYDVFTEGEADAALAATIFHYKEIAIPDLKKDLISRGVEIR; from the coding sequence ATGCTCGCAAAACGGATTATTCCCTGCCTTGACGTGAAGGACGGGCGGGTCGTGAAAGGCGTCAATTTTGTAAATCTGCGGGATGCGGGGGATCCGGTCGAGCTCGCGGCGCTCTATGACCGGGAAGGCGCAGATGAGCTTGTCTTCTTGGACATCTCCGCTTCAAACGAAGGACGGGCGACGATGGTCGAGGTCGTAAAGCAGACCGCTGGAGAGATTTCCATTCCATTCACCGTAGGCGGAGGCATTTCCCAGGTGGAGGATATGAAGCGAATTCTGCGTGCGGGTGCGGACAAAATCGGCATTAATACCGCAGCCGTGCTGAATCCCGATCTGATCTCTGATGGAGCGAAGCGCTTCGGCTCCCAATGTATCGTTGTCGCGATCGACGCGAAATATAACGAGGAGCTGAAGGATTGGGAGGTCTACACCCACGGCGGACGGAAGGCGACGGGAATGAGTGCGGTCCAGTGGGCGCTGGAGGCCGAGTCGAGAGGCGCGGGCGAAATTCTGCTGACGAGCATGGACGCTGACGGTACCAAGGATGGCTTCGACCTGTCCTTGACGAAGGCGATCAGCCGTGCAGCAGGCATTCCGGTCATTGCTTCCGGCGGCGCGGGCAAAGTGTCCCATTTCTATGACGTATTTACCGAAGGAGAGGCGGATGCTGCCTTGGCAGCAACGATTTTTCATTATAAAGAGATTGCGATCCCGGATTTGAAAAAGGATCTGATATCCAGAGGAGTGGAAATACGATGA
- a CDS encoding ribose-phosphate diphosphokinase, translating into MGSKLRIFAGSSNPRLTAEICKRLGVEPGKVKLSRFKSGEIYVHYEESIRNSDVFLVQSLSHPINELFVELLVMIDAAKRASARTVNVIMPYYGYARQERKSAPREPISAKLLADVLTTAGASRVATIDLHAPAIQGFFNIPVDHLTALDLMTEYLKAQNIPNPVVVSPDAGRASMAEKLASGLDSPFAIMIKKRPAHNESVITHVIGDVAGYTPIIIEDLIDTGSTIVNVVEGLKERGANDAYVCATHGLFSDRAVERLHHKNIREVVVTDSIELPEQPPAHFKVLSVAPMLSQAIQLITEGGSIAALFRDRGI; encoded by the coding sequence ATGGGATCCAAGCTGAGAATATTTGCGGGTTCATCGAATCCAAGATTGACGGCGGAAATATGCAAGCGGCTCGGGGTCGAGCCCGGTAAGGTTAAGCTGTCCCGATTCAAAAGCGGAGAGATTTATGTGCACTATGAAGAGAGCATCCGCAACTCCGACGTGTTTCTGGTGCAGTCCCTTTCCCATCCGATCAATGAGCTGTTCGTCGAGCTGCTGGTCATGATTGATGCAGCCAAACGGGCTTCCGCGCGGACGGTTAATGTCATTATGCCTTATTACGGCTATGCGCGGCAGGAGCGAAAATCAGCTCCGCGGGAACCGATCTCCGCGAAGCTGCTGGCCGATGTGCTGACCACAGCGGGGGCGAGCCGGGTTGCGACAATCGACTTGCATGCGCCTGCGATTCAAGGATTCTTTAACATTCCTGTCGATCATTTGACCGCGCTTGATCTGATGACTGAATATTTGAAGGCACAGAACATTCCGAATCCGGTCGTTGTATCTCCTGATGCCGGGCGGGCATCGATGGCGGAGAAGCTGGCCAGCGGGCTGGATTCTCCCTTCGCCATTATGATCAAGAAGCGGCCGGCTCATAATGAGTCGGTCATTACGCATGTCATCGGAGATGTTGCGGGTTATACACCGATCATTATCGAGGATTTGATCGACACCGGGAGCACGATCGTGAACGTCGTGGAGGGGCTGAAGGAACGCGGGGCCAATGACGCCTACGTCTGCGCGACGCACGGCTTGTTCTCGGATCGGGCTGTTGAGCGCCTGCATCATAAGAACATCCGCGAAGTCGTGGTAACCGATTCGATCGAGCTGCCGGAGCAGCCGCCGGCCCATTTTAAGGTGCTGTCCGTTGCGCCGATGCTGTCCCAGGCGATCCAGCTTATTACGGAGGGCGGATCAATCGCTGCTTTGTTCAGGGATCGGGGTATTTAA
- the hisIE gene encoding bifunctional phosphoribosyl-AMP cyclohydrolase/phosphoribosyl-ATP diphosphatase HisIE translates to MTQQLKQQLPLNQLEEAIQWDESGLVPAIVQDAASKDVLMLAYMNRESLKKSLETGQTWFWSRSRAELWNKGATSGNTQQIVALRYDCDGDTLLVEVHRQGPACHTGEDSCFYRTAATAEDQAAGAGAANGGTASGRFAVLAELEQLIAERYKERPEGAYTTYLFDKGIDKILKKVGEETAESIIAAKNGDNDELRYEVSDLIYHLLVLLRERNLPLDDIMQELERRHERPRRD, encoded by the coding sequence ATGACTCAGCAACTTAAGCAGCAGCTTCCGCTGAATCAGCTGGAAGAGGCCATTCAATGGGACGAGAGCGGCCTTGTGCCGGCCATCGTGCAGGACGCCGCCTCCAAGGATGTGCTGATGCTGGCCTACATGAACCGGGAATCCCTGAAGAAGTCTCTGGAGACCGGGCAGACCTGGTTCTGGAGCCGCTCGCGCGCCGAGCTGTGGAACAAGGGGGCTACCTCGGGCAATACGCAGCAAATTGTAGCCCTTCGCTATGATTGCGACGGCGATACCTTGCTCGTTGAGGTGCATCGGCAAGGCCCGGCCTGTCATACCGGGGAGGACAGCTGCTTTTATCGCACGGCTGCTACAGCTGAAGATCAGGCTGCAGGGGCCGGCGCTGCGAATGGCGGCACGGCAAGCGGCCGATTCGCCGTTCTGGCCGAGCTCGAGCAGCTAATTGCCGAGCGGTACAAGGAGCGTCCTGAAGGGGCTTATACGACTTATCTTTTTGATAAAGGGATCGATAAAATCCTGAAAAAGGTCGGCGAGGAAACTGCGGAGTCAATCATCGCCGCCAAAAACGGGGATAATGACGAGCTGCGTTACGAGGTCAGCGATTTAATCTATCATTTGCTTGTACTGCTGCGCGAGCGGAATCTGCCGCTTGACGACATTATGCAGGAGCTGGAGCGGCGTCATGAACGTCCGCGCCGGGATTAA
- a CDS encoding tetratricopeptide repeat protein — protein sequence MKKNRIPMEGMQANVLRLSMDANFFFERAVSSLDRNRYDKALKYFRKAVEYEPGNPVNHCNMAGILSEMGDYEASNAVLSAILRDIDPSLTECYFYMANNYANMEQFEAAEEALITYLQEDEGGQFLAEAEEMLDLLQYELERPAKLKRIKAREGMIEHELARELLEEGKFTQAVKLLEEIVEQHPDFLAARNNLALGYYYLGLFPQAMEAINGVLERDAGNLHGLCNLAIFLQREGHAAELDRLRGLLRAVVPFHQEHLFKLATTMGILGEHEAAYTHFRRLLKDHEVNRDPVLYHYTAAAACNTGRYPAARALWRQLSKLDPGSGIASFYLNRLDDDELQGQYPSISYHYNLPFEEQLKHPEKWENGFPPEIRDNPLIRASFFWALRHGDHRTKLQVIQALGMIADREVEEALLAFLLVPEENVYLKDIAVLVLRSIGVKAPVPVWKDGTTIMVDPSKIGSGLPVWRSEWQAVVDLAIKRIGKSSDLRLQHDIETLWVDFLTRLYPDIPAMAHIEGWAAALDYLTAKMHRKALTYEEVAKRYGISASTASRYARRMNQVCKVQDNGKEKADTFPFVQ from the coding sequence GTGAAGAAGAACAGAATCCCAATGGAGGGCATGCAGGCGAATGTGCTGCGGCTGTCCATGGATGCGAACTTTTTCTTTGAGAGAGCTGTCTCATCGCTGGACCGCAATCGCTATGACAAGGCATTGAAATATTTTCGTAAAGCGGTGGAATATGAGCCGGGCAACCCGGTGAATCATTGCAATATGGCGGGCATACTGTCGGAAATGGGCGATTATGAGGCGTCTAATGCTGTATTGTCTGCCATTTTACGGGACATTGATCCGTCTTTGACGGAATGTTATTTCTACATGGCTAATAATTATGCGAATATGGAGCAGTTTGAGGCGGCAGAAGAGGCATTAATTACGTATCTGCAAGAGGATGAAGGCGGACAATTTCTGGCCGAAGCTGAAGAGATGCTGGATTTGCTGCAATATGAGCTGGAGCGTCCGGCGAAGCTGAAGCGCATCAAAGCGCGTGAGGGCATGATCGAGCATGAATTGGCCCGTGAATTGCTCGAAGAAGGGAAATTCACCCAGGCTGTGAAGCTGCTGGAGGAGATTGTCGAGCAGCATCCGGATTTTCTGGCCGCCCGTAACAATTTGGCATTAGGATATTATTATTTGGGGTTGTTCCCGCAGGCGATGGAGGCCATTAACGGAGTATTAGAGCGGGATGCCGGCAATCTGCACGGCCTCTGCAACCTGGCTATATTTCTGCAGCGGGAGGGCCATGCTGCCGAATTGGACAGGCTACGGGGGCTGCTCCGGGCTGTGGTTCCTTTCCATCAGGAGCATCTGTTCAAGCTGGCTACGACGATGGGGATACTTGGAGAGCATGAGGCGGCTTATACGCATTTCAGGCGGCTGCTCAAAGACCATGAGGTGAACCGCGATCCTGTTCTATATCATTACACGGCGGCGGCGGCTTGCAATACCGGACGCTATCCGGCTGCGCGCGCGCTTTGGCGGCAGTTAAGCAAGCTGGATCCCGGTTCGGGCATCGCTTCTTTTTATTTGAATCGACTGGACGATGATGAACTGCAAGGGCAATATCCTTCGATTAGCTATCATTATAACCTTCCTTTTGAAGAGCAGCTGAAGCATCCGGAGAAATGGGAGAACGGCTTCCCTCCGGAAATTCGGGATAATCCCCTCATCCGTGCTTCCTTCTTCTGGGCGCTGCGCCATGGAGATCACCGTACGAAGCTTCAAGTCATTCAGGCCCTCGGCATGATTGCCGACCGGGAAGTAGAAGAGGCGCTGCTCGCCTTCTTGCTCGTTCCAGAGGAGAATGTGTATTTAAAAGACATCGCTGTTCTGGTGCTGCGGTCTATTGGGGTAAAAGCTCCGGTGCCCGTATGGAAAGACGGGACAACGATCATGGTCGATCCCAGCAAAATAGGCTCCGGCTTGCCAGTATGGCGAAGCGAATGGCAGGCGGTGGTCGATTTGGCCATCAAGCGGATTGGCAAGTCTTCGGACCTGCGGTTGCAGCATGACATCGAAACGTTATGGGTAGATTTTTTGACTCGTTTATATCCGGACATTCCGGCAATGGCCCATATCGAAGGTTGGGCGGCCGCGCTCGATTATCTGACGGCAAAAATGCACCGCAAAGCGCTCACCTATGAGGAGGTGGCGAAGCGATACGGGATTTCCGCATCGACGGCCAGCCGTTACGCCCGGCGGATGAATCAGGTATGCAAGGTGCAGGATAATGGGAAGGAAAAGGCGGATACCTTTCCCTTCGTGCAATAA